From Camelus bactrianus isolate YW-2024 breed Bactrian camel chromosome 16, ASM4877302v1, whole genome shotgun sequence, the proteins below share one genomic window:
- the ALKBH5 gene encoding RNA demethylase ALKBH5 translates to MAAASGYTDLREKLKSMTSRDNYKAGSREAAAAAAVAAAAAAAAAAAEPYPASGAKRKYQEDSDPERSDYEEQQLQKEEEARKVKSGIRQMRLFSQEECAKIEARIDEVVSRAEKGLYNEHTVDRAPLRNKYFFGEGYTYGAQLQKRGPGQERLYPPGDVDEIPEWVHQLVIQKLVEHRVIPEGFVNSAVINDYQPGGCIVSHVDPIHIFERPIVSVSFFSDSALCFGCKFQFKPIRVSEPVLSLPVRRGSVTVLSGYAADEITHCIRPQDIKERRAVIILRKTRLDAPRLETKSLSSSVLPPSYASDRLSGNSRDSALKPKRSHRKADPDAAHRPRILEMDKEENRRSVLLPTHRRRSGFSSENYWRKSYEPGEDCSEAAGSPARKVKMRRH, encoded by the exons ATGGCGGCCGCCAGCGGCTACACCGACCTGCGTGAGAAGCTCAAGTCCATGACGTCCCGGGACAACTACAAGGCGGGCAGCCGGgaggccgcggccgccgccgccgtggccgccgccgccgccgccgccgccgccgcggccgagCCCTACCCGGCATCCGGGGCCAAGCGCAAGTACCAGGAGGACTCGGACCCCGAGCGCAGCGACTACGAGGAGCAGCAGctgcagaaggaggaggaggcgcGCAAGGTGAAGAGCGGCATCCGCCAGATGCGCCTCTTCAGCCAGGAGGAGTGCGCCAAGATCGAGGCCCGCATCGACGAGGTGGTGTCCCGCGCCGAGAAGGGCCTGTACAACGAGCACACGGTGGACCGGGCCCCGCTGCGCAACAAGTACTTCTTCGGCGAGGGCTACACGTACGGCGCCCAGCTGCAGAAGCGCGGGCCCGGCCAGGAGCGCCTCTACCCGCCGGGCGACGTGGACGAGATCCCCGAGTGGGTGCACCAGCTGGTGATCCAGAAGCTGGTGGAGCACCGCGTCATCCCCGAGGGCTTCGTCAACAGCGCCGTCATCAACGACTACCAGCCCGGCGGCTGCATCGTGTCTCACGTGGATCCCATCCACATCTTCGAGCGCCCCATCGTGTCCGTGTCCTTCTTCAGCGACTCGGCGCTCTGCTTCGGCTGCAAGTTCCAGTTCAAGCCTATCCGGGTGTCGGAACCTGTGCTTTCCCTGCCGGTGCGCAGGGGGAGCGTGACTGTGCTCAG tggcTACGCTGCTGATGAAATCACTCACTGCATCCGGCCTCAGGACATCAAGGAGCGCCGAGCCGTCATCATCCTCAGGAA GACAAGATTAGATGCACCCCGGTTGGAAACAAAGTCCCTGAGCAGTTCCGTGTTACCACCCAGCTATGCTTCAGATCGTCTGTCGGGAAACAGCAGGGACTCCGCTCTGAAACCCAAGCGGTCCCACCGCAAAGCAGACCCTGATGCTGCCCACAG GCCTCGGATCCTGGAGATGGACAAGGAGGAGAACCGGCGCTCGGTGCTGCTCCCTACACACCGGCGGAGGAGCGGCTTCAGCTCGGAGAACTACTGGCGCAAGTCCTACGAGCCCGGGGAGGACTGCTCAGAGGCGGCGGGCAGCCCTGCCCGCAAGGTGAAGATGCGGCGGCACTGA